One Lycium barbarum isolate Lr01 chromosome 5, ASM1917538v2, whole genome shotgun sequence genomic window carries:
- the LOC132640547 gene encoding mitochondrial uncoupling protein 5-like yields the protein MGVKGFVEGGIASIIAGCSTHPLDLIKVRMQLQGEASGTVNPVQTLRPALAFHPSNAHVPVAPRVGPISVGVRIIQQEGVAALYSGVSATVLRQTLYSTTRMGLYDMLKTKWTDPDTNNMPLGKKIVAGLIAGGIGAAVGNPADVAMVRMQADGRLPSAQRRNYKSVVDAITQMCKSEGVTSLWRGSSLTVNRAMLVTASQLASYDEFKEMILRKDIMKDGLGTHVTASFAAGFVAAVVTNPVDVIKTRVMNMKVEPGKAPPYRGALDCAMTTIKAEGPMALYKGFIPTISRQGPFTIVLFVTLEQVRKLLKDF from the coding sequence ATGGGGGTGAAAGGATTTGTTGAAGGAGGCATTGCTTCAATTATCGCTGGATGTAGTACACATCCACTCGATCTCATCAAGGTACGTATGCAGCTTCAAGGCGAAGCGTCAGGTACAGTAAATCCTGTCCAGACGCTTCGCCCTGCTCTTGCTTTTCATCCATCTAACGCCCACGTGCCAGTTGCTCCACGTGTGGGGCCCATTTCTGTCGGGGTACGGATCATCCAGCAAGAAGGCGTCGCCGCGCTTTATTCTGGCGTGTCAGCTACCGTTCTTAGACAGACCCTTTATTCGACTACCCGGATGGGTTTGTACGACATGTTGAAGACAAAATGGACGGACCCTGATACGAATAACATGCCCTTGGGTAAAAAAATTGTTGCGGGACTCATCGCCGGAGGCATCGGGGCCGCGGTCGGGAATCCCGCTGATGTGGCGATGGTCCGCATGCAGGCGGACGGCAGATTGCCGTCCGCCCAGAGGAGGAATTACAAGAGCGTGGTGGACGCTATTACTCAAATGTGTAAGAGTGAGGGGGTCACTAGCCTGTGGCGCGGTTCATCCCTTACTGTGAACCGCGCCATGCTAGTGACAGCCTCACAGTTGGCGTCCTATGACGAGTTCAAGGAGATGATTTTACGGAAGGATATCATGAAAGACGGGCTCGGGACCCATGTGACCGCGAGCTTTGCTGCCGGGTTTGTGGCGGCGGTGGTGACGAATCCGGTGGATGTGATCAAGACTCGTGTGATGAATATGAAGGTGGAGCCCGGAAAGGCTCCACCTTACCGTGGCGCCCTTGATTGTGCAATGACCACAATCAAAGCTGAGGGCCCAATGGCTTTGTATAAGGGATTTATCCCTACAATTTCAAGGCAGGGACCATTTACTATTGTGCTCTTTGTTACATTGGAACAGGTCCGAAAGTTGCTTAAggatttttaa